The Deinococcus malanensis nucleotide sequence CGGACACAGTGGGCTGCGTGTCGCCGTGAACGTTTCCGCGCTGCAGTTTGCCAGACCCGATTTCGTGGACACGGTGTCGGCCACGCTGCACGCCACCGGTCTGCCTGCCGACCAGCTGGAGGTGGAGCTCACCGAGAGCGCCGTGATGCAGGACGTTCACGGCGCGGTGGAGCGTATGGAACGCCTGCGTGCGCTGGGCGTGTCGGTCGCGGTGGACGATTTCGGAACCGGCTACTCCAGCCTCAGTTACCTGCAGCGCCTGCCGCTCAATGTCCTCAAGATCGACCGGGCGTTCGTGCAGGGCCTGGAGGTGAACACGACGTCCCGGTCGGTGGTCCAGGCGATCCTGGGACTGGCACAGCACCTGAACCTCAACTGCGTGGCAGAAGGAGTGGAGACCCCCGAGGAGCGGGAGGCGCTGCGGGCCATCGGGTGCCGGTACGCGCAGGGCTTTCACTTCGCGCGTCCCCTGCCGGCGCCGGCCCTGCTGGAACTGCTGAGCCGCACGGGCCACCTGCTTTGAGGTTCGGCAGCCAGGGATGGGCGCTGGCGAGCCCGCAGAACCGGAGGCTGTGCCCCGACTGCTAGAGAAAGGGCAGCGCGTAGAGTAAGGAGAATGACAACTTCTGACTTTGAGACGAAGCTCGCGCGCTACGCCGAACTGCTGGTTCACACTGGCGTGAACCTTCCCGAGGGTGGAAAGCTGCTGGTCACCGCCCCCCTGGAGGCGGCGGCGCTGGTTCAGCGGGTCACACGCGCCGCCTACCGCGCCGGCGCCGTGCACGTGAAGGTCAACTACACCGACCAGATGCTGTCGCTGGCCCTGTTCGAGGACGGCTCGGACGCCGCGGTGGCCTTCTTGCCCGAATGGGTGGCGCTGGAGGCCGAGAAGGCTGTCGAGGACGGCTACGCCCGCCTGAGCATCGCCGGGGACGATCCCAACCTGCTGTCCGGGGTCAACCCGGACCGGGTGGCCCTGCGCAGCAAACTGCAGGCCCAGGCCATGAAGGCCGTGTCCGAGGCCGTGGGAGGCTTCGCGGTGAACTGGTGCGTGGCGGCCATGAGCACGCCCGCCTGGGCCACGCGGGTCTACCCGGACCTGAGCCCGGACGAAGCCGTCTCGCGCCTGTGGGACGACATCTTTACGGTCACCCGCGCCGACCAGCCGGACCCGGTGGCGGCCTGGAACACCCACCTGGGCGAACTGGAACGCCTGACGGCCCTGCTGACCGAAAAACAGTACGCCGCCATCCACCTGAAGTCTGAACTGGGCACCGATCTGACGGTGGGGCTGGCTGACGGGCACATCTGGCAGGGCGGCGCCGAGACTGCGCGCAACGGTATTCGCGGCGTGCCCAACCTGCCCACCGACGAGGTCTTCACCGCTCCGCACCGCGGCCGCGTGGACGGCTGGGCCGTGGCCAGCAAACCCCTGAGTGTGCGGGGCCAGTTACTGGACGGCATCCGGGTCCGTTTCGAGAACGGCCGGGCGGTGGAAGTCACGGCCCGGCAGGGCGAGGAAACGCTGCGCAAGCTGATCGAGACCGACGAGGGCGCCGCGCACCTGGGCGAACTGGCACTGGTCAAGGCCTCCGCGCCGGTTGCCCGGACCGGCACCCTGTTCCTGAACACGCTGTTCGACGAGAATGCCGCCTCGCACATCGCCCTAGGACGCTGCTACCCCACCAACGTGCAGCACGGCGAGAACCCCGAGGCACTGCGCGCTGCGGGTGGCAACGACAGCCTGATACACGTGGACTGGATGATCGGCACGCCCGGAACCGACGTGGATGGTGTCATGGCCAGCGGCGAGCGCGAGCCGTTGATGCGCGGTGGTGAATGGGTGATCTGAAAAGGCTCAGAGAAGGGCAGACCCCATTCCCACCTCACTCAGAAGGCGCCTGCCGACACAGAGGGTAGAATGCCGGCCATGAGCGACCTTTACAGCAATGACGGTTTCACGCCCACGCCTGAGCTGAGCGCCGAGCGCCAGACCCGCTTCTCGCAGGCGCCGGAACTGGGTGCGGGCATCGAGCCCGGCAAGCAGTACCGCGCCGTGCTGGAAACCAGCAAGGGCCGGATCGTGGTGGAACTGTTCCCTGACGACGCCCCCATGACCGTGAACTCGTTCGCTTACCTGCTGCGTCACCACTACTACGACGGCATCAAGTTCCACCGCGTACTCGAAGGGTTCATGGCCCAGACGGGTGACCCCACCGGCACCGGCGCCGGCGGCCCCGGCTATGACTTCGAGGACGAGCCCAACAACCAGCGCCACACCGGCAAGGGCGTCCTGAGCATGGCCAACCGCGGCCCGAACACCAACGGCTCGCAGTTTTTCATCACCTTCGTGGCCACCCCGCACCTGGACGGCCGTCACACCGTGTTCGGCAAAGTGGTCGAGGGTCTGGATGTGCTGGACCGCATCACCCGGATTCAGCCGGGCATGGGCGGCACGCCTGACGTGATCGAAACCGCGTATCTGGTCGAGAAGTAAGCTCGGGAAGGGAATCGGCACACCCTCAGTGCCTCAAGCGAGCCCCGGCCTGTTCAGGCCGGGGCTCGCTATTGCTGGCGTGTCTGGGTGATGTAAAACCAGGCCTCTGCGCCATCTACGGTGAGCTGCCCGCAGAAGCTGCGCCCCCGAAGGACAGCTCTTCGTTGTGACAAGGCCAGCCCGCTGGGTGTTTGCTGGATGCTCACACCCCGTCAGGCCGGCAGGCGCACAGTGGCCAGTATGAAACGTTTCCTTCTGATCGGCCTGCTGTTCAGTGGCGTCGCTGCGGCCCAGACGCAGGGGAGCCAGATCATCCAGGACAACAACCGCACCTACCGGATTGCCTGCTCAGGCACGAATGACGTTATTTCCGTGCGGGGCTATAACAACATCGTGACCCTGACGGGCGTGTGCGAGAACCTCGTGATTTACGGCAACAGCAATACTGTCATGGCCGTCACGCTGAAAGACATCTGGTTGAGGGGTAACGACAATGTAGTCACGGCCAGCCAGCAGACGCAGGCTCCCAGGATCAGCAACACCGGAGAGGACAACCGGTATTCGGTCGGAACAGCAGTCTCGGGGCCGACGTCGGTCTCCGGGTCAGCCCAGCAGGCGGACGACAGAGATGAGGACGACCGCGACGACAAAGGCAAGAACAAGAAAGGCAAGAAGGACAAAAACAAAGGCAACGGGAAGGGCCGCTGAACTCCCTCCTGAACGCACACGCTCCAAAAGCAAGGGGAACAGCCGTAACAGCTGTCCCCCTTCCTGATCTGCCCTGCTTCAGTCGCGTTCGCGTTCGCGCTCGGCGTTGAGCTGAGCCTGAATCTGGGCCTGGCGCTGACGCACGTAGTCCTGATGAAAGCGCTGCTCGTCGAGCAGGCTGGTGCCCACCGTCAGTTTGCCGGTGGCCAGTTCACGCATCGCCTGGGTTACCAGATTGCGCGTACGCACGCGCGTTTCGACCGGCAGGACGCTGGGAGCGCCGGAGCGCAGCTGCAGTGCACGTTTTGCCGTCACGACCGACAGGCGGTACTTGCTGTCGGTCATGGAAAGCAACTTGTCAATATCCTTCTCGGCCATACGACCCTCCTCGCCGCACCTAAGCGCAGGCTTCTCAGCCCCACAGTGTATCCCGAACCAGCCCCCTCTCACCAGCCCTGACCACATTTACTCGCGGGCGTGGGCCAGGGCATTGTCGATCAGTGTGGTGACATGGGCGTCCAGCAGACGGTAGTAGGCCACCCGGCCCACCTTCCGGAAGGCCACGACCCGTCCGGCTCGCAGCAGCCGCAGCTGATGGCTGACGGCACTCTCACTGCTGCCCACGGCAGCGGCCAGGTCGCACACACACAGTTCCCGGGCGCTCAGGGCACTCAGAATCCGCAACCGGGTGGGGTCGCCCACCAGTTTCAGAAAGTCGCTGGCCCGCTCCACACAGCTGGTGTCCGGCAGCGCCTCGCGCGCGGCCTGCACCGCCTGCGGGTGCACGCAGGTGACGTCACAGGCCCCCTCTTCCAGCAGGGAGGCAGGCAGGGCAGCCTTCACTGTCCCCTCCCCTTCCAGCGCAGCAGCCGCAGCGCATTGGCGGTCACCAGCACAGTGGCGCCGGTATCTGCCAGTACCGCCATCCACAGGCTGGTAAAGCCCAGCAGGGTGGTGACCAGAAAAATCGCCTTGAGGCCCAGTGCAAACGCAACGTTCTGCTGAATGTTGCGCAGGGTCGCCCGGGACAGGCTGACCAGATCGGCCACACCGCCTACCCGGTTATTCAGCAGCGCTGCACCGGCTGTTTCCAGAGCCACGTCGGTGCCGCCGCTCATGGCGATCCCCACGTCGGCGCGGGCCAGCGCCGGCGCGTCGTTGATGCCGTCACCGACCATGGCGACCGGGCCTGGCAGCTGACCGATCAGACGAAGTTTGTCGTCCGGCAGCAGTGCCGCATGGACTTCCAGGCCCAGTTCCCTGGCGATCCCCTGTGCAGCGCGGGCGTTGTCGCCAGTCAACATGACCGGGCTTATCCCCAGGCGCCTCAGCCCTGCGATCGCCTGCTGGGCGTCCGCGCGCGGCTCGTCACGCAGGGCGATGACGCCCACCGGGGCAGTGCTGTCCAGAACCACGACCACAGTCTGTCCCTGGGCCTCGTACCTCTCGACCGTCTGCATAAACTCCTCGGGCAGGTCCTGCTGCTCTGCGGCAAAGCGTGGTGACGCGACCGTGATCAGGCGGCCTTCCACCGTGGCGCTGACTCCCAGGCCAGCCAGGGCCCGTCCGTCCGCAGCGTCGGGCAGGCTCACCCCTCCCGCCCTGGCTGCGTCGAGGATGGCGCGTGCCAGCGGATGGCTGCTGCCCGATTCCACGGCCGCCGCCAGACGCAGAACCTCCTGTTCAGAAAGACCGTGTCCTTGCACGTTGGTCACCCTGGGCCGCCCCACAGTGAGGGTGCCAGTCTTGTCGAACGCGACGGTCCTGACCCGGCCGATGGCCTCCAGCGCCGCGCCGCCCTTGATCAGCAGACCACGGCGGGCCCCGGCGCTGATGCCGCTGGTGATGGCCGCCGGCACGCTGAGCACCAGCGCGCAGGGGCAGCCGATCAGCAGCAGACTGATTGCGCGGTACAACCACGGCTCCCAGGCCTGACCCAGCAGCGGCGGCACGGTGGCCACCAGGGCCGAGACCAGCACCACACCCGGCGTATACACGCGGCTGAAGCGGTCGATAAAACGCGCGGTGGGCGCCCGGCTAGCCTCAGCCTCCTGCACCAGGTGGATGATCCGGGCAATGGTGTTGTCGGCGGCCTCGCGGTCTACCCGCACGGTCAGCGTGCCGCTGGTATTGATGCTGCCGGCATAGACGTGGTCGCCCACCTCCTTGTCGATGGGGACGCTTTCGCCCGTGACCGGGCTGTCGTCCAGGCTGGAACGGCCACCCAGGATGGTGCCGTCGGCCGGTACCCGCGCTCCGGGATTGACCTGAACTGTCTGACCGGGGGAAAGGGTCGCAGCGGCCACCTCACGCAGGCCATCTGCGCTGACCAGCAGAGCGGTCCGGGGGGCCAGGGCGGCCAGTGCCGCAATCCCGGCGCGTGCCCGTCCGGCAGCCAGTCCCTCCAGCAGTTCCCCGATCGCGAACAGAAACACCACCACAGCCCCCTCGGCCGCCTCACCGATGCCCAGGGCCCCCAGCGCCGCGAGGCTGACCAGCGTGTAGATGCTGAACGGGTCACCCAGGTGCGCGCTGGCCACGGCCCGGCGCAGCAGCGGCCAGACCCCCAGCAGGGTTGCGGCGATGTACCCAGCGGTGCCCCAGGCCGGGGCCACGAACCCCACCCCCCAGGCCAGCAGCAGCAGCAGACCCGCCGTCGCGACGACGCGGCCCTGTCCGGTGGCATACCACGCCGGGCTGGATGCCACCGCGGCACGGTGCAGGTCGGCATCTGGATTGTGCGGTTCGCGGGGCTGCCCATGATCGTGCACCATCCCAGGCTGGGCAGGCATGGCCGGCTTCAGAACCGAGGGCTGGTACCCCAGCGAACGCAGGCTGGCTTCCAGCGTGCCACGCGGCGTGCGCGACTCGTCAAGCTGCAACTGCAGGCTCTGCCGGGCAAAACTGGTTCTAACCTCCGCGGTGCCGGGCAGCCGCTCCACCATGCGCTCCACCTTCTGCACGCAGGAGGCACAGTCCATGCCCTCCACGAAGTAGGACAGTTCCGTGGCACCCGGCTCCACACGAGATGGCATGGCCACAGTATATATGAACAGTTGTTCATATATACAGAGAACAGCGGCTGTCCACACCAATACGTTTCCGGAGGCTGTACCGAGATCAGAATGTGAGAATTTCGTGGTCGAACTGTAGTGCGGGTCCGGTTGACGCTGTCGTGTGCGGGTGTAGGCTGTCTCTGAACGAACAATGAGCACAGCAGGTCCATCGCTTTCTTCCGATCTATAGTTGCCCCAACAGCTGTATGGACCGGGTGATCAATGCTCTTCGCAGGAGGTTTTCTATGTCACGTAAGTCTTTTCTGGCATCCACCGTACTTCTGGCCTCTCTGACCCTCGGCATGGCTGAGGCTCAGACCTACACTGGTCCCAAGGTCGCCCTGACCTTTCTTCACGGTTTTACCGGTCCTGACCGGCCCGTCATGGAAGCGCTGGTCAAGAAGTTCAACGATACCCACCCCAATATTCAGGTCCGCGCCCAGGCCCAGCCCTGGGGCACCACCTGGCAGCAGCTGCCCTCGCTGGTGGCCTCGGGCCGCGCGGCTGACGTCGTTGTCATCAACGAGGACCAGATCACCGGCTTTATTGCACGTGGCGCTGTGTCCCCGCTGACCGCCGCCGAAATGAAGGCGGCAGGCATCGACAAGACCCGCTTCTTCGGTCCGCTGTTCCAGACCGCCGACTACAAGGGCCAGTCCTATGGCCTGCCGATTTCCAGCGTGGCCTACGCCATGTTCTACAACAAGGACCTGATGAAGAAGGTCGGGCTTGATCCCAACAAGCCTCCCCGCACCCGCGAAGAGTTCCTGCGGGCCGCGCAGTTGTGCACCGTGGATAAGAGCGGCAAGAACGCCACGCAGGCCGGATTTGATCCCAAGAACCTGGATACCTGGGGCGTCAGCCTCTACAACAACTGGGTGGGCGCCCGCGCCGCCTACGCCGCCATCCTGCAAAACGGCGGAGCCATGGTCGACAAGAACCAGAATGCTGCCTTCAACACGCCGCAGGCGGTCAGTGCCGTGCAGTTCCTGGTGGACCTGGTCCAGAAGCACCGCGTGGCGCGCCCCAACAGCACCGAGGAAGCCGAGCTCGCGGCCTTCAGCCAGGGCAAGGTCTGCATGTTCCCCAGCGGCCAGTGGTATCTCGACCGCTTTGAGAAGCAGAAGATGAACTTCGGCGTGACCTTCATGCCGCGCATCGGTGGCACGGTCCGTGACGCAGCCTGGGGCGGTTCAAGCCACCTGACGCTGCCCAAGCAGCGCGCCGGCTATGACGCCAACAAGCGCCGCGCCGCCCTGGCCTTCATGTCCTGGATGGCCCAGCCTGCACAGAACCTGACCTGGACCAGCACTGGCAGCCTGCCCACCCAGGCCGCCGTGGCCAGGAACACGCAGTTTGCCAAGGCGCCCATCAGCGGCATCTTTGACCGCCTGAACAGCGTGTATGCCACCAGCGGCTACCCCTGGGTCGGCCAGGTCATGGCGCCCTTCGACCAGGCCTGGGAAGCGGCCTATCTGGGCAAGAAGTCGGTTTCGCAGGCCCTGAACGACGGGGTCCGCGAGTCCAACAAGCAGATTGAGCAGGCCCGCAAGAACTTCAGGTAACCGCGGCCCGGAGGGGCAAGCGGCCCGAGCTTCCGACCTCCGCCCCGGCGTGGTCTGAACGCCGGGCCGCTCCTCTTTATTTCAGTTTCCTTCGGTTTTTTCCGGCATGACGCGCGAGGTGCCCCACCTATGACCATCACGCAAGCCCCAGGTAAGACCACCACCGCGCAGGCGCCTGCACCGCGCCCCCGGCTTAATCTGGAACCGTACCTGTATCTGCTGCCGCACGCTCTGCTGTTCTTCGTCTTCACGGTCTATCCGGTGGGCTACGGCATCTATATCGCCACGCACCGCTGGGATCTGCTGGCCGAGACCCAGGCGTTTGTGGGCTCGGAGTATTTCCGCAACCTGTTTACCCCGGGCTCTCCACAGTTCGAATTTTTCTGGCGCACCCTGATCAACACGGCCTTCTTTACGGTGGTCACGGTGCCGCTGCTGGTGGCCTCTTCTCTTGGGCTGGCTGTCCTGCTGCACCGCCCGATCTTCGGGCGGGCTTTTTTCCGGGCCGTCTTTTTCATGCCCGGCATCCTGACCGTTTCGGTGATGGGCATCCTGTGGCGCTGGATGTTCGACAACCAGATCGGTCTGGTCAATGCCGCGCGCGCCCTGATGACCGGCGCCGGGCCGATCCCCTGGTTGTCCACCGAGGGCCTGGCCTGGATTCCCATCGTGGTGGGGACCGTGTGGTGGACCGTGGGCTTCAATATGACGCTGTATCTGGCCGCGCTGAGCAACGTGTCCCAGAGCCTGTACGAGGCCGCGTCGCTCGACGGCGCCACGTCCGGGCAGCAGTTCCGGTACATCACCTGGCCCATGCTGGGGCCGATTACGCTGTTCGTGACCGTCACGACCGCGCTGGCCTCGTTCCAGCTGTTCGGCCAGTCGCTGGTCATCACCAACGGTGGACCCAGCCGCAGCACCCAGAGCGTGACGCAGTACATCACTGAAGAGGCCTTCACCAACTCGCAGTACTCCAGCGCCGCGGCCATGGGCTTCGTATTCGGGCTGTTCATGCTGGTGCTGACGGCCGCCCAGTTCCGCATCATGGCGCGCGACGTACAGGCCGGGGAGCAGAAATGACCGTTCAGACTTCCACCCCTGCCACCTACCAGCGCCGCCGGGTGCCGCGCGACCTGGGCCGTTTCCTGCTTCTGTGTGTGCTGTCGGTGCTGTTCCTGGCCCCGCTGTACTGGATGCTCACGACCTCACTGAAGTTCGAGGCCGATGCCATTGCCTCACCGGTGCAGTGGTGGCCGAAGAACCCCACACTGGAAAACTACAAGGAGGTTCTGACCTCCCCGGACGGGAACATCCTGCGCTGGACCTGGAACTCGCTGTTCGTGGCGTTTACCTTCACGGTCGGTCATGTGCTGCTGTGCGCGCTGACCGCATACCCGCTGGCCCGCATGAGTTTCCCGGGACGCAACGCGTGGTTCTGGTTCATCCTGTCGAGCCTGATGATCCCAGGCATCGTGACCCTGATTCCGCACTACATCATGATGCTGGAGTTCAACTGGATCAACAGCTACCACGCGCTGATCTGGCCCGGTATCAGCGGGGTGTTCGGCGTGTTTCTGCTGCGTCAGTTCTTTGTCGCCATTCCCCGTGAGCTGGAGGAAGCGGCCCGTCTGGACGGTGCCAACAGTTTCCAGATTCTGTGGCGCATCATTCTGCCACTGAGCATTCCCTCGCTGATCACGCTGGCGGTCTTTTCGTTCATGGGCTCGTGGAACAACTTCCTGTGGCCGCTGTTTACTGTGACCGAGGTAGACAAGATGACGCTGCCGGTCGGCATCACCACCTTCTCGCAGCGCTACGTCACCGAATACGGCAAGCTCATGGCCGCCACCACGCTCGCGGCCGTTCCGGTGCTGGTCGCCTACCTGATCGCCCAGCGATATCTGGAAGCCGGTCTGTCCACCACCGGTCTCAAGGAGTAACCATGGCCCAGTTTCTTTCGGCCCCGCGCCTGGCCCTGACCCTGGCCCTCAGCGCCCTGCTCACCGATTCGGCCACCCTGGCTGGCGGTGGCGGGCCCACTCCCGCAGCCCGGCCCGCAGCGTCCCCGGCCACCCGCACCGCCACCTTCCGCAACCCGGTGATCGACGAGAACTTCCCTGACCCACACATTCTGCGCGTGGGCAAGACCTACCACGCCTACGCCACCAACACCGCCAATGCCAACGTGCCGCACGCGACCAGCCGCAACCTGTTGCAGTGGGAACGGGCTGGGGATGCCATGCCCATCCTGCCCACCTGGGCGGCGGGCGGGCGCACGTGGGCGCCGGAAGTCGCTAAGGTCGGCAAGAAGTACGTGCTGTATTACACCGCGCAGCACGCTGACAGTGGACGTCAGTGCATCGGCGCGGCCAGTGCCACGTCACCGGCCGGGCCCTTCCGTGACGCGTCCAGCAAGCCCCTGGTCTGCCAGCTCGGCGAAGGCGGCAGTATCGATGCCAACCCGTTTCTGGATGCTGATGGGAAGTGGTACCTGCTCTGGAAAAACGACGGGAACTGCTGCAACCAGGCGACCAACATCTACATCCAGCAGATGAGCAGCGACGGCCTGCGCCTGACCGGCAAAGCCACCTCGCTAATCCAGAACTTCGAATTGTGGGAGGGCAATGTTATCGAGGCCCCGTCCCTGCACCGCGCCGGGGGCGTGTATTACCTGCTGTACTCGGCCGGGCCGTTTGACAGCACGCTCTATTCGGTCGGCTACGCCACGGCGAAGCGGATCACTGGCCCCTACCGCAAGGCGCCGGAAAATCCCATTCTGGTCAGCAAGGGCAAGGTCGCCGGCCCCGGGCATCAGACCATTGTTCAGGACGGCGCAGGACGCACGTGGCTGGCCTATCACGCCTGGGACGAGGCGCGCATCGGGGACGCGGTGGGTTACCGCAGTCTGCACCTGTCCCCCATCACCTTCGCGGGGGGCAAGGTAAAGGTCGCTGCCCCCTCACTGGCACCCCAGCGGGCGCCCACGCCATGACACGTGGCGTTGGCGGTTCAGGCAGGCAGCCCTCTGTGACCTGTGCAAGGTTCCTGCGATGAGTGATTCGACCACGCGCGGTACCCTCCCCCAGCATCCCTTGTACTCCGGGGACTTCGCCGACCCTTTTGTTCTGGAGTTCGGCGGCATGTACTACGCTTACGGCACCGGTTTGCACGGTCAGGAAGGCGTGAGGGCCTTTGAGGTGCTGTCCTCACCTGACCTCCAGACCTGGACATCACACGGCGGCGTGCTGGAGCCGCTCAGTCCTGAGCGCCAGGATTACTGGGCTCCTGAGGTCGCACGGTCCGGCGATACGCTGTACATGTACTACTCGGTAGGCCACGGGGACGCGGGGCATCATCTGCGGGTGGCGACCGCCACCGATCCCCTGGGCCCCTTCGTGGATCAGGGACTGAACCTGACGCCGGACGAGCCCTTTGCCATCGACCCCCACCCCTTTCAGGCTCCGGACGGGTCGTGGTGGCTGTTCTATGCCCGCGATGACCTGACTGGAGACCGCCCCGGCACCCTGCTGTCGGCCGCTCCGCTGCACGACATGACCCGCCTGGGCGAGACGCAGACGATCCTGCGGGCCAGCGGTGACTGGCAGGTGTATCAGCGGGCCCGTACCATGTACGGCGCCGTGTACGACTGGCATACCCTGGAAGGACCCTTCGTGCTGTACCGCAACGGCCGTTACCACCTGCTGTACTCGGGCGGAGCCTGGACCAACGAGAGCTATGGAGTGGGGCACGCCACGGCCGATCATCCGCTGGGCCCCTGGACCGAGCCGGTACCTGGCGCCAACGTGCTGCGGACAGCCGGGCACCTGACCGGCCCCGGCCATGCCAGCGTGACCCGGCTCGCCGGCGAGGACATTCTGATTTTTCACGCCTGGAATGAAGAACGCACCCGCCGGCAGCTTCATGCCGCGCCTTTGCGCTGGACTGGAGATCTGCCCAGTGCCCTCCCTGAGTCTCTGCCCTCCTGATCTACACCTGTGCTTCCAAATGGCTCTTATACAGTGCATCCAAAGAGCCCCGTTTCCTGCGGGGCTTTTTTGCTGCCATGCCGACGTCATTCGGAGCCCCCGGGCCGTAAAAATAATCAGCAGCGTGACCGGGTTAGGGTAGACAACTCCACTGCTCCGCAGCGCTGTGTCAGAACTCTGTCTGGGCCGGACCCGGAAACTGTAAGCTATGCACAAATCGAAGCGCCGGCGCTGGCTCGCGGTCCTGGGACTGGCAAGTATGTCAACAGGATTGTCGGCTTCTGTGCAGCTTAATCAGCTGATGATCATGATGGACGAACCAACGCCATGTCAGGGTGTGGCGGTGCGTTTCGCCGAAGGCTCCAGGAAACTTGGAGAGTTCACGGTACTGACCAATGGCGTCATCAACCCCCGGGGGACCGTCAAGAGCTTTCCGACGTTTTAAAAGGGCAAAACCTATCAGGTCGACGCGAGTTGCATCTCCACGAAATCCGGGCCCCTGAATTCCTCGATCACCTTCAAAGCAGACGGCCGGACCGTGATGCTGGTATTCAAGAAGATGGGATTTATGTTCAAACGCGGTGGTCTGGCGTACTGAGGCCAGCCGATCATCAGAAGCTCTGCCTCAAACGAAGGCTGAATGGCCCGGCACACCGATACACTGTCGAC carries:
- a CDS encoding aminopeptidase, with the translated sequence MTTSDFETKLARYAELLVHTGVNLPEGGKLLVTAPLEAAALVQRVTRAAYRAGAVHVKVNYTDQMLSLALFEDGSDAAVAFLPEWVALEAEKAVEDGYARLSIAGDDPNLLSGVNPDRVALRSKLQAQAMKAVSEAVGGFAVNWCVAAMSTPAWATRVYPDLSPDEAVSRLWDDIFTVTRADQPDPVAAWNTHLGELERLTALLTEKQYAAIHLKSELGTDLTVGLADGHIWQGGAETARNGIRGVPNLPTDEVFTAPHRGRVDGWAVASKPLSVRGQLLDGIRVRFENGRAVEVTARQGEETLRKLIETDEGAAHLGELALVKASAPVARTGTLFLNTLFDENAASHIALGRCYPTNVQHGENPEALRAAGGNDSLIHVDWMIGTPGTDVDGVMASGEREPLMRGGEWVI
- a CDS encoding peptidylprolyl isomerase — its product is MSDLYSNDGFTPTPELSAERQTRFSQAPELGAGIEPGKQYRAVLETSKGRIVVELFPDDAPMTVNSFAYLLRHHYYDGIKFHRVLEGFMAQTGDPTGTGAGGPGYDFEDEPNNQRHTGKGVLSMANRGPNTNGSQFFITFVATPHLDGRHTVFGKVVEGLDVLDRITRIQPGMGGTPDVIETAYLVEK
- a CDS encoding DUF3060 domain-containing protein translates to MKRFLLIGLLFSGVAAAQTQGSQIIQDNNRTYRIACSGTNDVISVRGYNNIVTLTGVCENLVIYGNSNTVMAVTLKDIWLRGNDNVVTASQQTQAPRISNTGEDNRYSVGTAVSGPTSVSGSAQQADDRDEDDRDDKGKNKKGKKDKNKGNGKGR
- the rpoZ gene encoding DNA-directed RNA polymerase subunit omega; protein product: MAEKDIDKLLSMTDSKYRLSVVTAKRALQLRSGAPSVLPVETRVRTRNLVTQAMRELATGKLTVGTSLLDEQRFHQDYVRQRQAQIQAQLNAERERERD
- a CDS encoding ArsR/SmtB family transcription factor, with translation MKAALPASLLEEGACDVTCVHPQAVQAAREALPDTSCVERASDFLKLVGDPTRLRILSALSARELCVCDLAAAVGSSESAVSHQLRLLRAGRVVAFRKVGRVAYYRLLDAHVTTLIDNALAHARE
- a CDS encoding heavy metal translocating P-type ATPase, which gives rise to MPSRVEPGATELSYFVEGMDCASCVQKVERMVERLPGTAEVRTSFARQSLQLQLDESRTPRGTLEASLRSLGYQPSVLKPAMPAQPGMVHDHGQPREPHNPDADLHRAAVASSPAWYATGQGRVVATAGLLLLLAWGVGFVAPAWGTAGYIAATLLGVWPLLRRAVASAHLGDPFSIYTLVSLAALGALGIGEAAEGAVVVFLFAIGELLEGLAAGRARAGIAALAALAPRTALLVSADGLREVAAATLSPGQTVQVNPGARVPADGTILGGRSSLDDSPVTGESVPIDKEVGDHVYAGSINTSGTLTVRVDREAADNTIARIIHLVQEAEASRAPTARFIDRFSRVYTPGVVLVSALVATVPPLLGQAWEPWLYRAISLLLIGCPCALVLSVPAAITSGISAGARRGLLIKGGAALEAIGRVRTVAFDKTGTLTVGRPRVTNVQGHGLSEQEVLRLAAAVESGSSHPLARAILDAARAGGVSLPDAADGRALAGLGVSATVEGRLITVASPRFAAEQQDLPEEFMQTVERYEAQGQTVVVVLDSTAPVGVIALRDEPRADAQQAIAGLRRLGISPVMLTGDNARAAQGIARELGLEVHAALLPDDKLRLIGQLPGPVAMVGDGINDAPALARADVGIAMSGGTDVALETAGAALLNNRVGGVADLVSLSRATLRNIQQNVAFALGLKAIFLVTTLLGFTSLWMAVLADTGATVLVTANALRLLRWKGRGQ
- a CDS encoding ABC transporter substrate-binding protein, producing MSRKSFLASTVLLASLTLGMAEAQTYTGPKVALTFLHGFTGPDRPVMEALVKKFNDTHPNIQVRAQAQPWGTTWQQLPSLVASGRAADVVVINEDQITGFIARGAVSPLTAAEMKAAGIDKTRFFGPLFQTADYKGQSYGLPISSVAYAMFYNKDLMKKVGLDPNKPPRTREEFLRAAQLCTVDKSGKNATQAGFDPKNLDTWGVSLYNNWVGARAAYAAILQNGGAMVDKNQNAAFNTPQAVSAVQFLVDLVQKHRVARPNSTEEAELAAFSQGKVCMFPSGQWYLDRFEKQKMNFGVTFMPRIGGTVRDAAWGGSSHLTLPKQRAGYDANKRRAALAFMSWMAQPAQNLTWTSTGSLPTQAAVARNTQFAKAPISGIFDRLNSVYATSGYPWVGQVMAPFDQAWEAAYLGKKSVSQALNDGVRESNKQIEQARKNFR
- a CDS encoding carbohydrate ABC transporter permease, with protein sequence MTITQAPGKTTTAQAPAPRPRLNLEPYLYLLPHALLFFVFTVYPVGYGIYIATHRWDLLAETQAFVGSEYFRNLFTPGSPQFEFFWRTLINTAFFTVVTVPLLVASSLGLAVLLHRPIFGRAFFRAVFFMPGILTVSVMGILWRWMFDNQIGLVNAARALMTGAGPIPWLSTEGLAWIPIVVGTVWWTVGFNMTLYLAALSNVSQSLYEAASLDGATSGQQFRYITWPMLGPITLFVTVTTALASFQLFGQSLVITNGGPSRSTQSVTQYITEEAFTNSQYSSAAAMGFVFGLFMLVLTAAQFRIMARDVQAGEQK
- a CDS encoding carbohydrate ABC transporter permease, with protein sequence MTVQTSTPATYQRRRVPRDLGRFLLLCVLSVLFLAPLYWMLTTSLKFEADAIASPVQWWPKNPTLENYKEVLTSPDGNILRWTWNSLFVAFTFTVGHVLLCALTAYPLARMSFPGRNAWFWFILSSLMIPGIVTLIPHYIMMLEFNWINSYHALIWPGISGVFGVFLLRQFFVAIPRELEEAARLDGANSFQILWRIILPLSIPSLITLAVFSFMGSWNNFLWPLFTVTEVDKMTLPVGITTFSQRYVTEYGKLMAATTLAAVPVLVAYLIAQRYLEAGLSTTGLKE